Sequence from the Xiphophorus maculatus strain JP 163 A chromosome 16, X_maculatus-5.0-male, whole genome shotgun sequence genome:
agtgtttttaactCCTTTAAACTTCTTACGCGCTTAGGATGGTGTATAAGAACCACTTTCGTTCAAAAGTCTTTCCGTAGCATaaagaaatttctttttttgaagtTGTACTTGACTCTAAGGGAATGCAACTAACAAAGCGTAGTCAATtagagctgaaaatgttttcataatacaaattttttttttcaattctaaagaaaaaaaaacaacttgtttggATAGGTGCGCTATTACGCACAGGCGCACGGAtacatctttatttatttagaattgTACTGCTTTATTTAGTCTTGTAATAATCTGTTTATGTAGACTATAGCAATGCAAAGCTGGAAAATCATTCCACCAAATCCCAAACATATGTTCAGGAGAATGTTTAATGAATTAACTTTCCCCTTTTGCTTAATTTCGTAAGTTGTTTAAAATAGTTCTAACAAGAAACTTGCCATCTTTTCCACTTCGTTAGTAATGTCAGTAATCAGAGCCGGTCCAAGATTAGATGGTACCCTGGATGGAATTAGGAATTAAATCACACTATTTacataatactttttttttttattctagagACAATGTAATTTTTCTTACCTTTGCTTTTAGTGAGTCCAGAGTTTCAAtgcagatttctctgcagagaAAATATAATCTACCTCTTTAGCCTGCAGTAGTCTTGTTCAAGAAATTTGACTCTAGCAGAGTTGATTTCTGGAGTACATTGAAATTTTAACTTTCTAAAATAGTCAAAAGTTTTATAGCTAAGGATCaattcataaatgttttacacTTATGAAAGTCTGCAGGAATGCCAAATGTTCCTTTATGTCAAATCCAAAAAGACATAATGTTTAGGTTTTTAAGAAATGAGAATTTTGGgacaattttcttttatactttattttaaaagttccatttttaaatgtattaatctGCTAGATATATCCAGTACTCTTgagtgccccctgctggcccGGGGCGGCACCAGTTTGCTTATTCATTGCACCAGCTCAAGCAGTGGTGTGTAAAATTTAAGAAGTCATATTTCTGGTTATTTTCGTCATTGTCAATATCGTCTAAATGCTCTTTTTCTATTTTCGTCATGCAGGCTTCCTGTTATTGCCTCCCAGCGTCCCAGATATCAACCAAAAAGATTCTGGAAGGAAACTTGTGAAACCACAAGAAAGCTTGtcatcaaagcaacactttttttgtttccaccaGCGTACGTACCAAGAGACGGAAGAATGCCTGACCGCAGGACTCTTTGACGCTTTGTGGATCTAACTTCATAACCcggaaaaaggcagaaaaacaaacaagtcttCCACTCCTGGGGAACCCCAACATTGAGCCCCGTTTCTACCCAAAGCTGCCCCACTTTCCACTGCAGGAATGTTTAGCGTGTACCAAAACAACCAAGTCCTCATCGAGCACTACAAATACACAGGCAAGCTGAATGGGACCAACGGGAAGAAATACACGGACGGACTCAAACCGGAATCCATTGCTTTCCTGCTGGTCTGCCTGCTTATTGTTGCAGAGAACGCTGTGGTGCTCATTGCCATCTGGAAGAACAAGAAGTTCCACATCCCCATGTACTATTTACTGGGCAACTTGACTCTCTCAGACCTGCTTGCCGGTTTGACCTACATGATAAACATCATGACGTCCGGTTCCAACACCTTGAGCATGACTCCCTTGCTGTATTTCCTGAGGGAGGGCTGTGTGTTTGTCATGCTAGCTGCTTCCATCATCAGCCTGCTGGCCATCGCCATAGAGCGCCACGTCACCATGGTGAGGATGAAGCCGTACCAGGGTCACAAGCAGGGTCGGATGTTTGCTCTGATTGGAGCCAGCTGGGTGCTGTCGGTGTTTCTCGGCGTCCTTCCGGTCTTGGGCTGGAACTGCATCAACCAGCTGGAGAAATGCTCCACCGTCCTGCCGCTGTACGCCAAAAGCTACATCCTCTTCTGCATCACCGTCTTCAGTGCCATCCTCATGTCCATCGTGGTGCTGTACGTGCGAATCTTCCGCATAGTGAAGTCCAACACTCAGCGCCTCGCCACGGTTCCCCAGCGCAAGGGTCTCTACCGCAAGTCGCAGAAGTACATAGCCCTCCTGAAAACCGTCACCATAGTCCTGGGGGTGTTCATTGCGTGTTGGTCGCCCCTGTTCATCCTGTTCCTGCTGGACTTCAGCTGTGAGGTCAAAAGCTGCAAGGTGCTCTTCAAGGCAGATTACTTCCTGGGCATCGCTGTGTTCAACTCCCTCCTCAACCCCATCATCTACACACTGACCAGCAAGGACATGCGGAAGGCCATCCTGAAACTGCTCTGCTACCGTTGCCTCCTGAACGCAGACGGGAGGATGAAGAAATTCGGCCTGGCCTTCCTGGACTTCAGCACCACTAAGACGGACGCGGCGTCTCACAGACTGGAGGGTCTGGAGACGACGGTGTCTTCTGGGAACCTTCCTTCAACTATTAAAGCTATTTATCCAAGGATATCCAAGATATAACACTCTGACTCAGAACTGAGAGCAGGCATGTGAACTGAAATGTGCTTCTATCTGTGCTAAAGACTCGTATTTAAGCAAACATTGGAAGGAGAAAAACTGTGTTGCACTTTGAAATGGTTCTACTTTTAAATGATCTATGTTTGTAAAGCTGGGAGAAAGAACCGTTTTGttggatttatatttataccACTTCTCTATAGATACCCATGCCTTCGTCGTAGCTCAAAGCTTGTTTTTTAGAGCCTAGCATTACCATTGTCAAGACTTTTAAACAAAGCCAGTGGTGATCAGAGAGAGAGTTCTGAGAGATAACCCAAATGGTCTGATAAGttcttgaaaaaaacaaaaccgaaaaaacaaacaagaaagccAAGCCTGTGTGTTGACGTTTCACAGCATCTGTAATGTGCATCTGACGATGGGGAAAAACCCCAAGCTCAAGATTTAGGGTTAGAGTTATCTCCCGCTGCCTTTGTAGCATATAATGACACGTTGTCGTGATCACGGAGCATCCACACCCAAAAAGTGACGGCTGCCAAAACCGTTTAATCTCTGCCTTGTGAGTTTTGGTCAGCGCCGAGGCCGGGGACATCAGAGGCCCCAGAGACGCTCCGAAGACGTCAGACTGAGGGGCCGGGCTGGGTGGCTTTTCAGCTTTGGAGGTCCCACCAACACATGTAGCAACACACGACCAGTGCCTTAAAGCAATAAAAGCTGACAGCCGAGGCTTGGCGACGCCTTTTTGGCTTTTGCAGACTGGAACGTGGCAGCAGAACGTTTCGGCTTTACAGATAAGTCATTTCTTTTCGGAGGAGGCTCGTCTTTATTCTGTGAAATGATGTGTAAGGAggactgttttctttctcttagtGAAACTTTATCTCAGATGTCCGTACCCCGACATGATGggattatttgtgaaaaaatgcaaagatgTAATTCTAATTACCTATAGTTagtatattttgtaaatgtgtgtaGCCTCTGTGAGTTGTGTGTTCTTTTATACAAGCCCTACTTAAATTATGCCAGTTTTATATGTGCACTGAATAAACATATGTGAATGATTTTTACATGCAGGTTTCCgctggttgtttttttggttttccgTCTTACACCAGTTTTTCTCTTCAGGACCAACATACGATGCAACATCattgaatattttcaaaaggaGGGACGATACATGGCAATTCTATTTATTACTAATCGTATGTTTAACAATATCAAACATAATGCAAAAATTCTAATTCAGTGTAATTACTATTTCATTACATTTCTATTTATACTAACAgaacattattatttaatattatgttGAGTATTGTTGAAAATTATGGCCAACCCTGAACATCCTCTACATGAGACTGTTATGCAACAACGGCATCTTTGGACAGAGGCTTTTCCCTGTACGCTGCaatactgactgctacaggagatccttcctgcccacaggcGTCAGACTACACAAATGTTTCAAGAAAATTGTGTTACAAAGTTCAATTTGTGATTAAGGtatttttggaattttaaatttaattattatttatctcGATGCTAGAAGTACTAGTAATacttattttatcaatttttctaaaatgtattaaGTAATCAGCGTATACATACAatttacaaaacacacaattcaaaaatatatgGACAAATAGTCAATTTAGACTACTCGATAGGAATAATATTAAAACTATTGAGGACATGCCCAAGCGGTGCCCTGCTTTTCTCCCAGTGACCACTGAAGGCaatttgagctttttaaagtacacacttaaaataaaacataaacagcggttttattgcaatatttcaaGCTTCTGGGTTCATTAAAATCGAAACCTACTCCGACGTGAGCAGAGCGATCAAAGAAAAGCTGAAGCCATATCAAGCGGGGGGCCAAGCTGAAGTGACAAACCACGTGTTAAAGCCACTAACAGGCAGCGCTACCAGTGAAGTAGCAGAATTGGGCCCAATGCTCAGTTTACGGTAAGAAAACCACACACTGGTAGGTGTGATGGTGTGCCTACCCGATTCGGGCTCCACATCCTGCTCTCTCTGAAACTATCGTCATGGTGTCGaatacagaaaaagaagaaagaaagaagaaaaaaaagccacgACTCGTTTTCATGTAAGGGGAAAGATTCGGTTCTCGTCGAGCGGGTCTGAGTGCGAACAACGCAAGCCGCAGTAACATGTGTGGGAGGCAACAGGGAGGATAGTCTGAGTGTGAGCGGCCTGCTCCAATTTACAGACCTGCAACTGCTGAATCATTGCTATCATATCTTAATATCTACACAGTTAGGCTACAATAGGAAACATTTGGTTTCCTTTGGTTACATTCAGGGTTCATGACATAGATTTCAAACATTCCAGGTAAATGCACAATT
This genomic interval carries:
- the LOC102234396 gene encoding sphingosine 1-phosphate receptor 1-like — protein: MFSVYQNNQVLIEHYKYTGKLNGTNGKKYTDGLKPESIAFLLVCLLIVAENAVVLIAIWKNKKFHIPMYYLLGNLTLSDLLAGLTYMINIMTSGSNTLSMTPLLYFLREGCVFVMLAASIISLLAIAIERHVTMVRMKPYQGHKQGRMFALIGASWVLSVFLGVLPVLGWNCINQLEKCSTVLPLYAKSYILFCITVFSAILMSIVVLYVRIFRIVKSNTQRLATVPQRKGLYRKSQKYIALLKTVTIVLGVFIACWSPLFILFLLDFSCEVKSCKVLFKADYFLGIAVFNSLLNPIIYTLTSKDMRKAILKLLCYRCLLNADGRMKKFGLAFLDFSTTKTDAASHRLEGLETTVSSGNLPSTIKAIYPRISKI